One stretch of Deltaproteobacteria bacterium DNA includes these proteins:
- a CDS encoding type II toxin-antitoxin system VapC family toxin — translation MAHLKVVENPTWEPTQKNILGSFLMNTANILLDTGPLVALLDPNDQNFQKNRRLLEFNNFIYRTTFPVICEVIYLLRKNLKNIDILFSWIKEEGIILENLSIANLLECQSLMKKYKNVPMDFADASLVCIGNSLGINQILSFDSDFDIYRLKSGNFFKNLI, via the coding sequence ATGGCCCACTTGAAGGTAGTGGAAAATCCGACCTGGGAACCAACTCAAAAAAATATATTAGGGAGTTTTTTGATGAACACAGCGAACATTCTCCTCGATACAGGACCTCTAGTCGCCTTACTCGATCCAAACGATCAAAACTTTCAAAAAAACAGACGTCTTCTTGAGTTCAATAATTTCATCTACCGAACAACCTTTCCTGTAATTTGTGAAGTCATTTATTTGCTTAGGAAAAATTTAAAAAATATAGATATTTTATTCAGCTGGATAAAAGAAGAAGGAATAATTCTTGAAAACCTTTCCATAGCAAATTTACTGGAGTGCCAAAGTTTAATGAAGAAGTATAAAAATGTCCCAATGGATTTTGCAGATGCTTCATTGGTTTGTATTGGAAACTCTCTTGGAATTAATCAAATCTTAAGCTTCGATTCTGATTTTGATATCTACAGATTAAAAAGCGGTAATTTTTTTAAAAACCTCATCTAA
- the glmS gene encoding glutamine--fructose-6-phosphate transaminase (isomerizing) codes for MCGIVGYIGKQSAADIIFDGLTRLEYRGYDSAGIATLHQNKTEICRAEGKLKQLKSKLQKNALPGNVGIGHTRWATHGKPNEQNAHPHHYGLFTVVHNGIIENYLELKEALQKKKHVFSSDTDTEILAHLMNEEFQQTKSSFKALQNILKRVRGSYALAILNEKETQQVLVARNQSPLVLGEGLGENFIASDVPALLPYTREVIFLKDGEIAVLQPDKIEVFNNEGHTVNFETKHIDWSLTQAEKEGYKHFMLKEIFEGPRAFIDTLRGKVPADHSEILLEDFKKTIDQYPPELIYLVACGTSYHAALVGKFYLEKWARIPVVVDVASEFRYRKPILNSKTLLIVISQSGETADTLTVVKSAKLQKAPVYAICNVLESSIAREANGVFYTHAGPEIGVAATKTFLTQLQALLLVSLCWADHQNKISKEALKTILQETAELPQKMELVLKQAEEIKKLALHYMNSNLFLFIGRGLLYPIALEAALKLKEISYIFAEGYAGGELKHGPIAMIDQGTPVIALVPQDESYEKMSSNIQEVLARGAEVLAICNEQEKSLKQKCKAVIEIPKTLDLFYPLLAIIPLQLFAYHIANEKGHDVDQPRNLAKSVTVE; via the coding sequence ATGTGTGGAATTGTCGGCTATATCGGCAAACAAAGTGCAGCAGATATCATCTTTGACGGCCTTACCCGTCTGGAATATCGCGGTTACGATTCGGCAGGGATTGCCACCCTGCATCAAAATAAAACAGAAATCTGCCGTGCTGAGGGAAAACTGAAGCAACTGAAAAGCAAACTGCAAAAAAATGCACTGCCAGGAAATGTAGGCATTGGACACACCCGCTGGGCGACTCATGGAAAACCGAATGAACAGAATGCGCATCCGCATCATTATGGCCTGTTTACGGTAGTCCACAATGGCATCATTGAAAATTATCTGGAGCTCAAAGAAGCACTGCAAAAAAAGAAACATGTTTTTTCTTCGGATACCGATACCGAAATTTTAGCCCATCTGATGAATGAAGAATTTCAACAAACCAAATCCAGTTTTAAAGCACTGCAAAATATTTTGAAGCGGGTGCGAGGTTCTTACGCCCTGGCGATTTTAAATGAAAAAGAAACGCAGCAAGTTTTGGTCGCCCGTAACCAAAGCCCGCTGGTCTTGGGTGAAGGCCTTGGAGAGAATTTTATCGCCTCGGACGTGCCTGCCCTGCTCCCTTACACGCGAGAAGTTATTTTTTTGAAGGATGGAGAAATCGCAGTCCTTCAACCCGATAAAATTGAGGTGTTTAATAACGAGGGACACACCGTCAATTTTGAGACGAAGCATATCGATTGGAGTCTGACCCAGGCCGAAAAAGAAGGCTACAAGCATTTCATGCTGAAAGAAATTTTTGAGGGCCCCCGCGCCTTCATCGATACCTTGCGAGGTAAAGTGCCCGCCGATCACAGCGAAATTCTACTCGAGGATTTCAAAAAAACCATCGATCAATATCCACCTGAACTTATTTATCTGGTGGCCTGTGGAACCAGTTATCATGCAGCCTTGGTCGGAAAATTTTATTTGGAAAAATGGGCCAGAATTCCTGTAGTGGTGGATGTGGCTTCCGAGTTTCGATATCGAAAACCAATATTAAATTCCAAAACTTTATTAATAGTGATCTCTCAATCGGGAGAAACCGCAGATACCCTCACCGTAGTAAAATCTGCAAAATTGCAAAAAGCGCCGGTGTACGCCATCTGCAATGTTTTAGAATCGAGCATTGCCCGTGAAGCGAATGGAGTTTTTTACACGCATGCAGGCCCTGAAATTGGGGTAGCGGCCACCAAAACTTTTTTGACTCAGCTGCAGGCCTTGCTCTTGGTTTCACTTTGCTGGGCCGATCATCAAAATAAAATTTCAAAAGAGGCATTAAAAACCATCTTGCAAGAAACTGCAGAACTTCCCCAAAAAATGGAATTGGTTTTAAAACAAGCAGAGGAAATTAAAAAATTAGCCTTGCATTACATGAATTCAAATTTGTTTTTATTTATTGGGCGCGGCCTACTTTACCCCATCGCCTTGGAGGCGGCACTGAAGCTTAAGGAGATTTCTTACATTTTTGCCGAAGGCTATGCGGGCGGCGAACTCAAGCACGGCCCTATTGCCATGATCGATCAGGGAACTCCGGTCATTGCCTTGGTTCCTCAGGACGAAAGCTATGAAAAAATGAGTTCGAATATTCAGGAAGTGCTGGCACGCGGTGCGGAAGTCTTGGCGATTTGTAATGAACAAGAAAAATCTTTGAAACAAAAATGCAAAGCGGTAATTGAAATACCAAAAACGCTAGATCTTTTTTATCCCCTGCTTGCAATTATTCCTTTGCAACTCTTCGCGTATCACATTGCCAACGAAAAAGGGCACGATGTAGACCAGCCGAGAAATTTGGCGAAGAGTGTAACGGTGGAGTAA